The Zygosaccharomyces rouxii strain CBS732 chromosome A complete sequence genome window below encodes:
- the MLH2 gene encoding mismatch repair protein MLH2 (some similarities with uniprot|Q07980 Saccharomyces cerevisiae YLR035C MLH2 Protein required for DNA mismatch repair in mitosis and meiosis involved in the repair of mutational intermediates forms a complex with Pms1p and Msh1p to repair mismatched DNA) yields MAIKPINFDASGKIGSSPLILSPISAVKELIDNAIDSGAKNIYIDIDEQTSGSEYIRVRDDGSGIDGAGRQLMCLNHTTSKISNPQEIAQVSTLGFRGQALFSLASLCKAEGSMEVITKCRKDAVGEKWFVNGDGSIKNSKITRIPYLQGTTLVLRRLFRGLRARHLKTSAKPFKQIGNCKTLIDHYSLDYRSIRFHFYLISLDKNGLVVKRELQQSHDTKFTKIKILSSIARLRNTHGHTFFEELGILIDRSTKIDVILPRMLPHGGEEDLDNIKKPKKFLSFNGRPLSLELSFGKSINELIDSLYHQLQLFDPMVWYLNLRSVMNIGDVNVEPEKNDVLIKDVDRLLNNMRRALLGHIMQELKLNVHKESVLTAEEQTKANSHSQIRRPLTAGSMVSNEGEWTHTLLDDDDINDPNSQDIQSSMDDLPSSLTYNYKETSFENEDLEISKELSISNPFMTAKLRRAFKYGSHNRHTNQTHSLPTKRWTSSPTKSKENFMDGHRPMNKVRKLDKTEKEQCEEFDLGHSLEDTTLVSAEEDQKDEEAILKRSIYNFSELTNNETTTEIFEIPHYSSCTYDQEMNWLSRRGNPSEWLTTYIRSRSHGGVYTTEARANH; encoded by the coding sequence ATGGCCATTAAACCTATCAACTTCGATGCTAGCGGTAAAATTGGATCTAGTCCACTGATTCTTAGTCCCATATCTGCTGTCAAAGAGCTTATTGACAATGCTATAGACTCAGGCGCTAAGAATATATACATTGATATCGATGAACAAACTAGCGGTTCTGAGTATATTAGGGTCAGAGATGATGGCTCAGGTATTGATGGGGCCGGTAGGCAGCTAATGTGTTTGAACCACACTActtcaaagatttccaaCCCGCAGGAGATCGCACAGGTTAGTACATTGGGATTTAGAGGACAAGCGCTATTCTCATTGGCATCTCTTTGTAAAGCTGAAGGCTCTATGGAAGTTATTACAAAGTGTAGAAAAGATGCAGTAGGTGAGAAGTGGTTTGTCAATGGAGATGGTTCCATAAAGAACTCAAAGATTACAAGAATCCCATATCTACAGGGAACTACCCTAGTTCTAAGGAGATTGTTTCGAGGTTTGAGAGCTAGACACTTGAAAACTAGTGCCAAACCCTTCAAGCAAATCGGAAACTGTAAGACGCTGATAGATCACTACTCGTTAGATTACAGATCAATACGTTTTCATTTCTACTTGATTAGTTTGGATAAGAATGGTTTGGTAGTAAAAAGAGAGTTACAACAGTCTCACGATACaaaatttaccaaaattaagattctttcatcaattgcaCGTCTAAGAAATACCCATGGTCATACcttctttgaagaactaGGCATTCTCATTGACAGGTCTACCAAGATAGATGTAATTTTGCCGCGGATGCTGCCAcatggtggtgaagaagatcttgataatatcaaaaaaccaaagaaatttctCTCGTTTAATGGACGCCCTCTATCTTTAGAGCTTTCTTTTGGTAAGAGTATCAATGAGCTGATCGATTCCCTTTACCATCAGTTGCAATTATTTGACCCCATGGTATGGTACTTGAACCTCCGTAGTGTTATGAATATTGGAGATGTGAATGTTGAACCTGAAAAAAATGACGTTTTGATAAAAGATGTTGACCGTCTGCTGAATAACATGAGAAGAGCATTACTTGGCCATATCATGCAGGAATTGAAGCTCAATGTTCACAAGGAATCTGTTTTAACCGCTGAGGAACAGACTAAAGCGAATTCGCATTCTCAAATTAGGAGGCCTTTAACGGCAGGATCAATGGTTTCGAATGAAGGGGAGTGGACGCATACTTTGTTAGACGACGATGATATTAATGATCCAAATTCCCAGGATATTCAAAGCAGCATGGACGATTTGCCATCTTCTCTAACCTATAACTACAAGGAAACTTCATTTGAAAACGAGGATCTGGAGATCTCTAAGGAATTATCTATTTCAAACCCATTTATGACGGCCAAACTGAGGAGAGCTTTCAAATATGGCAGCCATAATCGTCATACTAACCAAACTCATTCTCTGCCCACCAAGAGGTGGACTTCATCGCCGACCAAGAGTAAAGAGAACTTTATGGATGGTCATCGACCAATGAACAAGGTTCGCAAATTAGATAAAACAGAAAAAGAGCAATGTGAAGAATTTGACCTTGGGCATTCTCTGGAAGATACTACCTTGGTTAGCGCCGAGGAAGACCagaaggatgaagaagcgATACTTAAGAGATCTATCTACAATTTCTCTGAACTTACAAACAATGAGACTACAACggaaatctttgaaattcctCATTATTCCTCATGTACCTACGACCAAGAAATGAATTGGCTATCACGTAGAGGAAATCCTTCAGAATGGCTTACGACATATATAAGGTCACGTTCACATGGTGGTGTTTACACAACAGAAGCTCGGGCCAATCATTAG
- the SMF3 gene encoding putative divalent metal ion transporter SMF3 (highly similar to uniprot|Q12078 Saccharomyces cerevisiae YLR034C SMF3 Putative metal transporter Nramp homolog homolog of SMF1 and SMF2): MSGTLQAISKFVKFIGPGILVSVAYMDPGNYSTSVSGGAQFKYVLLSSVFISNLFAVVLQCLCVKLGTVTGHDLAENCRRHLPRRLNLTLYFFAELAIIATDLAEVVGTAIALEILFGIPLTWGVVLTVLDVLAILMFYSPDVGSMKKTRIFEIFVSLLVVGTVTCFILELFKISVPNKVELFRGFMPSTIIFKDQQALYISLGILGATVMPHSLYLGSSLVKPRLQDYDIKHYGKVQDRPSLRAINYSLNYSYAELIISLFLIATFVNSAILIVAGATLYGQPEAADADLLSIYRLLVQYISPAAGLIFAWAMIFSGQSAGIICTLAGQVVSEGFLQWSLPPWAIRICTRMMAVVPCLIVTLTMGQHGISDILNFSQVVLSLILPIVSAPLIYFTANRKLMTVPKSVDERQEPGENTALISNKEEYVDFTNSTWLTATSVIIWALIGSLNCYLVISFLLGADVHF, translated from the coding sequence ATGTCTGGTACTTTGCAAGCAATATCTAAATTTGTTAAGTTTATAGGCCCTGGTATTCTGGTCAGTGTGGCATATATGGATCCGGGCAATTACTCGACCAGTGTATCAGGTGGTGCGCAGTTCAAATACGTGTTACTCTCATCTGTCttcatttcaaatttgttTGCCGTCGTGTTACAATGCCTATGTGTTAAACTAGGAACCGTTACTGGTCATGATTTAGCAGAGAACTGCCGTAGACATTTGCCTAGGCGACTGAACCTTACCCTTTATTTCTTTGCCGAACTGGCCATTATAGCTACGGATTTAGCCGAAGTCGTGGGTACTGCTATCGCCTTGGAGATTTTATTTGGTATTCCTTTGACTTGGGGGGTCGTCCTAACGGTGTTAGATGTATTAGCCATCTTGATGTTCTATAGTCCGGATGTTGGATCAATGAAAAAGACtagaatctttgaaatattcGTGAGCCTTCTAGTCGTAGGTACAGTTACGTGCTTTATTCTAGAACTATTCAAGATTTCAGTACCTAACAAAGTTGAATTGTTCAGAGGATTTATGCCCTCGACAATTATCTTCAAGGATCAACAGGCTTTATACATTTCTTTGGGTATTTTGGGAGCTACTGTTATGCCACACTCTTTATATCTGGGATCATCTTTGGTTAAGCCAAGATTACAAGATTACGATATAAAGCATTATGGTAAGGTACAAGATCGTCCAAGTTTAAGAGCTATAAATTATTCTCTCAACTATTCCTACGCCGAGTTGATCATTTCACTTTTCCTAATTGCTACCTTTGTTAATTCTGCAATTTTAATTGTAGCGGGTGCCACCCTTTACGGTCAGCCTGAAGCTGCTGATGCCGACTTATTATCAATCTACCGCCTGTTGGTACAATACATTTCACCTGCTGCTGGTCTTATATTTGCCTGGGCAATGATCTTCTCTGGTCAGTCGGCTGGTATCATTTGCACCTTGGCAGGTCAGGTTGTATCTGAAGGATTTTTGCAATGGTCATTACCACCATGGGCTATTAGAATTTGCACTAGAATGATGGCGGTTGTTCCCTGTCTAATTGTAACTCTAACCATGGGACAGCATGGTATATCggatattttgaatttttctcAAGTGGTTTTATCTCTAATTTTACCAATAGTATCAGCACCATTGATCTATTTCACTGCCAACAGAAAATTGATGACTGTACCAAAATCAGTGGATGAAAGACAAGAGCCTGGTGAAAACACTGCACTAATTTCGAACAAAGAAGAATACGTCGATTTCACTAATAGCACTTGGCTCACAGCCACCTCAGTGATCATTTGGGCTCTTATCGGCAGCTTGAATTGCTACTTGGTAATTTCTTTCCTACTTGGCGCTGATGTTCATTTTTGA
- the RSC58 gene encoding Rsc58p (similar to uniprot|Q07979 Saccharomyces cerevisiae YLR033W RSC58): protein MAFRHELKKQSSSTISKNDNKELIVHTPPKMTEFSEVLSSIHAILKVASSKCKVLDESFPAKFFDPNPDKIFDSYYKFIKNRSNNEGIIKNEDKLAMTTISQQFETGEYSAERGGFYRLYHDINLVCMMLIHYYPQGTRNYQMVDKFSKFATELLLRECYRVGVSLMQIDPEEYASKPEEKTELDRIVARDFIKISTNYKVPIAKTYHIKTKESELFSSIIGKSSLDRRPQELPNSNFEINKIILQSNMCEDAPRLGFVAANTSNVPDPTLPPTEMMTRFLHPNWYALPTTMWLEYGDYKSWVPSFNENGTVIDSTTKGIIWLERVGYMEAFSNGNEEKENEKEEEQNDKTEKKEESEADDSESKEPETTKPAEEDDASKDVPSENGKPQEVSDSEPPVIKLQNLLQWSPANSLDEESISSFKEGSQSQLISNTLLQIQKMRKTRIKNKITKPSVEETRLYNKTRRLMKEVILAKQTSGLPMNHCRSFPVLQANYNGSVPVVRTQPTRKRKHKRV from the exons ATGGCTTTTCGGCATGAGCTCAAGAAACAGTCAAGTTCAACTATCtctaaaaatgataataaggAACTAATAGTGCATACGCCGCCAAAGATGACAGAGTTCTCGGAGGTATTATCCAGTATACATGCTATTTTGAAAGT AGCATCCTCCAAATGCAAGGTTTTGGATGAAAGTTTCCCAGCTAAATTCTTTGACCCTAACCCAgataaaatctttgattcttaCTATAAGTTCATTAAAAATAGGAGTAATAATGAAGGGATCATCAAAAATGAGGATAAATTAGCAATGACAACAATTTCACAACAATTTGAAACGGGAGAATATTCAGCAGAACGCGGTGGATTTTACAGATTATACCATGATATAAACTTAGTTTGTATGATGTTAATTCATTACTACCCTCAAGGAACTagaaattaccaaatgGTGGACAAGTTTAGTAAGTTCGCTACGGAATTATTGCTAAGAGAATGTTACAGAGTGGGGGTTTCTTTGATGCAAATCGATCCTGAAGAATATGCAAGTAAGCCAGAGGAGAAAACTGAACTAGATAGGATAGTAGCACGAGATTTCATCAAGATATCCACTAATTACAAAGTACCTATTGCTAAGACTTATCACATCAAGACGAAAGAATCAGAACTTTTCTCCTCTATTATAGGTAAGTCTAGCCTTGATAGAAGGCCGCAAGAGTTGCCTAACAGCAACTTTGAAATCAATAAAATTATCCTCCAGAGTAATATGTGTGAGGATGCACCAAGGCTAGGATTCGTGGCCGCCAACACTAGTAATGTGCCAGATCCTACTTTACCCCCCACTGAAATGATGACGAGATTTTTACATCCTAATTGGTATGCTTTACCTACAACGATGTGGTTAGAATATGGTGACTACAAATCGTGGGTTCCTTCGTTCAACGAAAATGGGACAGTGATAGATTCCACCACAAAAGGGATAATTTGGTTGGAAAGAGTAGGTTACATGGAGGCATTTTCCAACGGCAACgaagagaaggaaaacgaaaaagaagaggaacagAATGACAAAACTgagaaaaaggaagagtCTGAGGCTGACGATTCTGAATCTAAAGAACCTGAAACCACTAAGCCTGctgaagaggatgatgcTTCAAAGGATGTACCTTCGGAAAATGGGAAGCCGCAAGAAGTTTCTGATTCTGAACCACCAGTGATTAAATTGCAAAATCTTTTGCAGTGGTCTCCAGCTAATAGTTTGGACGAAGAGTCCATATCCAGTTTCAAGGAGGGATCACAGTCTCAATTAATCTCCAATACCCTTTTACAGATCCaaaagatgaggaagacTAGAATAAAGAATAAGATAACCAAGCCATCTGTGGAGGAGACGAGACTTTATAATAAGACAAGACGTCTAATGAAAGAAGTTATTTTGGCCAAGCAGACTTCTGGACTGCCGATGAATCATTGCAGATCATTCCCAGTACTGCAGGCTAATTACAATGGTAGTGTACCTGTGGTAAGGACCCAACCAacaagaaagagaaaacacAAGAGGGTGTAA
- the POM152 gene encoding Pom152p (similar to uniprot|P39685 Saccharomyces cerevisiae YMR129W POM152 Nuclear pore membrane glycoprotein may be involved in duplication of nuclear pores and nuclear pore complexes during S-phase): MDRDFFLNTTTPRGNHWIGATSSYRTQHNGTTSQRRFQPTTNSSKEFKFGSLPEVKAKKPKQASDVDYSSLPLISPEVLDVSRQRFLALLVFIIIQSYKAYDLFLLKTGLPVIGLLSTSSWFNFVSKYVVVDAMFLYFLPSFKIPKLTFQPWMVLLQILCMWVITFFISTEHDFSIFTGAITLLWRFNNKEVSLSGSSVSHRKLMDSSAHFKGAMTIKILPENTAMLNPSHESYCLPQDTDLLPEGHLKVPIRINSTSDIQLIQLEYRDLYTNGVELRNLTAKDFKVVNDPSALLSKDHLSMKGIVDTNSIKYVELPLNEIGFYQIKRIIDSKNFSLKVYHSHLIVSHCPVATIAGAGSFDRCIGDSDKLTIELQGVPPMRLGYSKAVGGQQHTYLDSNLQPEYFESPLQSTPRHMFSSGDLEDLRWARTHPVTISLDLPVTQEGLYNYRIDRLVDGLGNVMDFTKIPESVQKENGVSYNFKVHGIPRASLEEKFDPNSSTKKSISVNFEQIQDWGAATPYWAKISHVAADGGAQTFNVSTNSLSHGFQADLPGTYKLDSVGSTFCPGVVIGKSSVLVTKPIPPELEVNSTPILDQCVGQVGLNFDLTFTGVPPFYYRAFIYRIENGKRKLYDTKKYTSQGTRNQFSYSPTSEGNYEIVFDELSNQLFSEPISLIPREKYTFKTSMRVKPSAVFKNINEKKLCLGDQTKAPVKLNGEPPFYVKYDIFETSSNKRKTYEVKDIQSNDYDINLPKFDLGGDYIMSLVSVKDSSGCLVGLSEPDVMIKVRRDVPSASFNLLENANSIKIKQGSLAEIPIKLAGEAPFTVKFQHLNHEGEVLGVYESRFNSNYKPSLKVSKEGSYKLLEMHDSYCSGKIDNENFQFKVSFLDKPNFSVIENAKTNKLSAITFSKEQVCQGRESTIDLSLSGSPPFILRYDIIAPNGYTSSDSIQVATKYAAIKLPNQEPGEYTAVINALFDANYGEDDFARAGSPYEEVFVKQTVNPTPYVTFADMGKTYRTCSINVQEDTLSLEPIKLKFVQGVAPFSVTFSIYHESKGRSDQFTLEDVDPANFPYHKLYENLKLGNHVVTIEKVVDANGCTNDLIATQNNHVLISITDVPKIHLLDPTAEYCVGDYVAYQLNGVAPFSIRYEFNQKQLKLKEYTSQFVRIASEPGIISIASIEDSISQCVVNFTTPSMKKEFEKLSLLVHPLPSVTVSRGKNIIEDIHEGDQAEIIFTFEGNPPFSLTYVRTEEAEGSKGRGIPQVVETHKVTDIYAYEYRVVTSLQGTYQAIEVSDAFCFAKNDAYFSS; this comes from the coding sequence ATGGATCGAGACTTCTTCCTGAATACAACAACACCGAGAGGTAACCATTGGATAGGGGCTACTTCTTCGTATCGAACACAGCATAATGGTACCACTTCACAACGACGTTTCCAGCCAACtaccaattcatcaaaggAGTTCAAATTTGGATCATTACCTGAGGTGAAAGCCAAGAAACCAAAGCAGGCGTCTGATGTAGACTACAGCTCATTACCACTTATATCACCAGAAGTACTTGATGTATCCAGACAGAGGTTTTTGGCGCTATTGGTATTTATCATTATTCAAAGTTACAAGGCTTATGATCTTTTCCTGTTAAAGACTGGATTGCCAGTGATTGGATTATTATCAACTAGCTCTTGGTTCAACTTTGTTTCCAAATATGTGGTAGTTGATGCCATGTTTTTATATTTCCTACCAAGTTTCAAGATCCCCAAATTGACATTTCAGCCATGGATGGTCCTTCTACAAATCCTCTGCATGTGGGTTATTACATTCTTTATCTCTACTGAACATGACTTTTCCATATTTACAGGTGCTATTACTTTGCTATGGAGGTTCAACAATAAGGAAGTTAGTCTAAGTGGATCATCAGTAAGTCATCGTAAACTGATGGATTCATCTGCTCATTTTAAAGGTGCAATGACTATCAAGATCTTACCAGAGAATACGGCAATGCTAAATCCGTCGCATGAGTCCTATTGTTTGCCACAAGACACAGATCTACTCCCAGAGGGTCATTTGAAAGTTCCCATTAGAATTAATTCTACGTCTGAtatccaattgattcaattggaatACAGAGATTTATACACGAATGGTGtggaattgagaaatttgactgctaaagatttcaaagtGGTTAACGATCCATCAGCACTTTTGAGTAAGGATCATCTTTCGATGAAAGGAATCGTGGATACAAATAGTATAAAATACGTGGAGCTTCCGTTGAACGAAATTGGTTTTTATCAGATTAAAAGAATCATagattccaagaatttctcCCTCAAAGTTTACCATTCGCATTTGATAGTTTCACACTGTCCCGTTGCCACAATAGCAGGTGCAGGAAGCTTTGATAGATGTATTGGAGATTCTGATAAATTGACGATTGAACTGCAAGGTGTACCTCCAATGAGATTAGGTTACTCAAAGGCAGTTGGTGGTCAACAACATACTTATTTGGATTCCAATCTACAGCCAGAATACTTTGAATCACCTTTGCAGTCTACACCAAGACATATGTTCTCTAGTGGAGATCTTGAGGATCTGAGATGGGCAAGAACACATCCAGTGACAATTAGTTTGGATTTACCCGTGACTCAAGAAGGTCTTTACAATTATCGCATCGATAGATTGGTAGATGGTTTGGGTAACGTCATGGACTTTACCAAGATTCCTGAAAGTGTGCAAAAGGAAAATGGAGTTTCctacaatttcaaagttcATGGAATCCCAAGAGCATCTTTGGAAgagaaatttgatccaaattCATCTACGAAAAAATCAATCTCTGTGAATTTTGAACAGATCCAAGATTGGGGAGCTGCAACACCTTACTGGGCCAAAATATCACATGTGGCAGCTGATGGTGGTGCCCAGACCTTTAACGTATCGACAAATTCTTTGTCTCATGGTTTCCAAGCAGATCTACCTGGCACTTATAAATTGGATTCTGTGGGTTCTACGTTCTGCCCTGGTGTAGTCATTGGTAAGTCGAGTGTTTTAGTTACAAAACCCATTCCACCAGAACTAGAGGTGAACTCGACACCAATTTTAGACCAATGTGTCGGACAAGTAGGTTTGAACTTTGATTTAACTTTCACAGGTGTGCCTCCATTTTATTACAGAGCATTCATCTACAGAATAGAAAATGGGAAACGCAAGCTTTATGACACAAAGAAGTACACATCACAAGGCACTAGGAATCAATTTAGTTATAGTCCTACCAGTGAGGGCAATTACGAAATTGTATTCGATGAGTTGTCCAACCAATTGTTCAGTGAACCAATATCCTTGATTCCACGTGAAAAGTACACTTTCAAAACTTCAATGAGAGTGAAACCTAGTGCcgttttcaaaaacatcaatgaaaagaaattatgTTTGGGCGACCAAACCAAGGCACCCGTGAAGTTGAATGGTGAACCACCTTTCTATGTGAAGTACGATATCTTCGAAACCTCTTCCAACAAGAGGAAGACCTACGAAGTTAAGGATATTCAATCCAATGACTACGACATAAATCTGCCCAAATTTGACTTGGGTGGTGATTACATCATGTCCCTCGTCTCTGTAAAGGATTCTTCAGGATGCCTCGTTGGACTAAGTGAGCCCGATGTGATGATCAAAGTCAGAAGAGATGTGCCTTCAGCGTCATTTAACTTATTGGAAAACGCAAATTCAATTAAGATTAAACAAGGCTCTCTTGCTGAAATTCCTATCAAGTTGGCTGGTGAGGCACCTTTCACTGTTAAATTTCAGCACCTAAACCACGAAGGTGAAGTGTTGGGAGTTTATGAATCGAGATTTAACTCCAATTACAAACCCTCTTTGAAAGTTAGTAAGGAAGGATCCTATAAGTTGCTTGAAATGCACGATTCCTATTGTAGTGGTAAGattgataatgaaaatttccaattcaagGTTTCATTTTTGGATAAACCAAACTTTTCTGTCATAGAAAATGCAAAGACTAATAAACTTTCTGCTATAACATTTTCCAAGGAACAGGTGTGTCAAGGAAGAGAAAGTACCATTGATTTATCTCTATCAGGTTCACCTCCGTTTATTTTAAGATACGATATTATCGCCCCCAATGGCTACACTTCCTCCGATAGTATACAAGTTGCAACCAAATATGCCGCCATCAAGTTGCCCAACCAGGAACCAGGGGAATACACGGCTGTGATCAATGCTCTATTCGATGCTAATTAcggtgaagatgattttGCCAGGGCAGGGTCTCCATATGAAGAGGTATTTGTTAAGCAAACTGTGAATCCAACACCTTATGTTACTTTTGCTGATATGGGCAAAACCTATAGAACTTGCTCTATCAATGTGCAAGAAGATACACTGTCATTAGAACCTATTAAATTGAAGTTTGTGCAAGGTGTGGCCCCATTCTCAGTAACTTTTAGCATATATCATGAGAGCAAAGGTAGATCTGATCAATTCACTTTGGAAGACGTGGATCCTGCTAATTTCCCCTACCATAAACTATAtgagaatttgaaattgggtAATCATGTCGTTACTATTGAAAAGGTGGTTGATGCTAATGGTTGTACAAATGATTTGATTGCTACTCAAAATAATCACGTCTTAATATCTATTACAGATGTGCCCAAGATTCATTTGCTAGATCCTACGGCAGAGTATTGTGTGGGTGATTACGTTGCATATCAATTGAACGGTGTAGCTCCTTTCTCAATCAGATATGAATTCAACCAAAAGCAGTTGAAGCTCAAGGAATATACTTCACAATTTGTTAGAATTGCTTCAGAACCTGGTATTATCTCTATTGCCTCCATTGAAGATTCCATTTCGCAATGTGTGGTTAACTTCACCACTCCAAGtatgaagaaagaattcgaaaaactttctcttttggTTCATCCTCTTCCATCCGTGACTGTTTCTAGGGGTAAGAATATTATCGAAGATATCCATGAGGGAGATCAAGCAGAAATTATCTTCACATTTGAAGGTAATCCACCATTTTCTCTGACTTACGTTAGAACCGAAGAAGCTGAAGGTAGTAAAGGAAGAGGAATTCCTCAAGTTGTCGAAACTCACAAGGTTACTGATATATATGCATACGAATACAGGGTCGTCACTAGTTTGCAAGGTACTTATCAAGCTATAGAGGTGTCAGACGCCTTCTGCTTTGCCAAGAATGATGCCTACTTTAGCAGCTAA
- the DPI35 gene encoding Dpi35p (similar to uniprot|Q04223 Saccharomyces cerevisiae YMR130W Hypothetical ORF) has protein sequence MMMINRIYSCQRNTQRSMTWPKRIPIISWTSKLKPPVPKVITFDAYNTLYSTTLPVMEQYGLVGKKYGIEADPQQLTQNFVTVFKELKSQHPNYGKTTRISANDWWCLLIQGVFQPLSPPREMVDEILTRFEGSGAYEVLPDVKSFLQKVKSQYPDVIMGIVSNTDPVMYTLLKNIGLYEYFQGHIYLSYDLEVKKPGKEIFERALEDIVSKNPELKRISNLASRCWHIGDEEVNDMLAASNVGWNGILLDRVNKYGYLSESFDKVQRTEHHLSIDKIDGNSEEVYRQSISQTDIVQASERTFIASNFESLKRMLL, from the coding sequence atgatgatgatcaatAGAATATATAGCTGTCAAAGAAACACACAAAGATCGATGACTTGGCCCAAACGGATTCCTATAATTAGTTGGACTTCCAAGCTAAAACCTCCAGTACCGAAAGTGATCACCTTCGATGCCTACAACACTCTTTACTCGACAACTTTACCGGTAATGGAACAGTATGGTTTAGTGGGCAAAAAGTATGGTATTGAAGCAGATCCACAGCAATTGactcaaaattttgtaacggtattcaaagaattgaaatcacaGCACCCAAATTATGGCAAGACTACTAGAATTTCTGCAAACGACTGGTGGTGTCTATTGATCCAAGGCGTTTTCCAACCTTTGAGCCCACCAAGAGAGATGgttgatgaaattctaACCAGATTCGAGGGATCTGGGGCCTACGAAGTACTACCAGATGTCAAATCGTTTCTACAAAAGGTTAAATCTCAATACCCAGATGTCATCATGGGTATAGTAAGCAATACTGATCCTGTTATGTATACTCTGCTGAAGAACATTGGACTCTATGAGTACTTCCAAGGTCACATCTACTTATCCTACGACTTGGAAGTTAAGAAACCTGGAAAGGAGATATTTGAGAGAGCTCTCGAGGATATTGTTAGCAAGAATCCAGAATTGAAGCGTATCTCCAACTTGGCATCGAGATGTTGGCACATCGgcgatgaagaagttaatGATATGTTAGCTGCATCAAATGTTGGATGGAATGGTATACTTTTGGATAGGGTTAACAAGTATGGATACTTATCAGAATCATTCGATAAAGTACAAAGAACTGAACACCATCTTTCCATAGATAAGATCGACGGTAACTCTGAAGAAGTTTACCGACAAAGTATTTCACAAACTGACATCGTACAGGCGAGTGAAAGAACTTTTATAgcttcaaattttgagtCCTTGAAAAGGATGTTGTTATAG